TTCACACAAATGTATGGTAAATAATGTGACTTCAATGGCTAACTTCTCTGAACAGGGTGGGGCTTTTGTAAATACAGATTTCAGAAcgatctgagatggtgggtgtcatggcttgctggaACGACTCATCTGTTTTTGATGTGAGAGCCATGATGGACAGTTAGATGGAATCTGTTGAGAAGCAAGGTGCTTCTATAGCTCAGGGGCAAAAGATTTGGACACCACAGTCAAAATACGGTTACAGGGCTGTGCAATTGTGAGCCTTCACAGTGTAATAGACTAGGTATAGTCAATCAATAACAAAACACTGGTAGCAGGGATATAATAACATTTAAGGTGTGGAATCTTATACCTAGTACATGGTTTATAAATTATGTGGACAATAGGTGAAAATACAGGTGCTTGCCAATATGACGTAGCTTTGTAACTAATTTGAACCCTCTGTCCTTGACAGTGGGATCTGGTGTGTGACAACACCAATCTAAACAACATTGGTTCCTCAATCTACATGTTTGGTCTTCTGGTTGGCGCTGTGCTGTTTGGTTTCTTAGCTGATAAGTAAGTATAAATCAACAGTGCATTTTCCACCATTGATACTTACATATTTTTAATCTAATTTATAATTAGCTTGGCTCAGATACATTGAAGAGCCTGATGATCTATGAAGCATGTATTGTGGGTAGGTCACAAACTTAATGCAGGGTAATGCAAAACAAATAAAGAGGGAGAAAGTGTTTGCACAAACTCAGTCCCAATTTAGGTGaagtaaaacaaaaatgttgcAGCTTGTATTGCTAGTACATTTTCTTTGTGTAACTAGGATTATTTATAGAAAGTACACAGATAAATGTCTGCACAGACTATTTTCAGTAGTAGCAGTCTTATTCAGCGCTCTTGTAGGCCAGCCCAGTCAAAAGCATTTGAAGCATTTTAACACGGGATATTTAAGAGTGCATCTAATTTGCAGCACATGTCCCACTCCCTATCAGTCCAATTCATTCTCAACACACCCGTACAGTACCGTGAGTGAGGACACCTCAAGTGAAACAGTTTCTAGTcatttaaaaaggtataatctctCTTGTTTCAGGTATGGACGCAGGAACATAATCCTGGTTGGTTTGACTATCCAGTCAACCTGTGGGGTCGGAGCTGCGTTCGCCCCAAATTTCTACATGTATGTTTTCCTGCGCTTTGTTGTTGGAACCACTATTTCTGCTGTCATCATGAACGCATTTGTTTtaggtcagtctctctctctctctctctctctctctctctctctctctctctctctctctctctctctctctctctctctctctctctctctctctctctctctctctctctctctctctctctctctcatacacaccacacacactcacacacacatacacacacacattaaatattCATAAAGTTATTGACTTGTGATCTTAGCAAAATGAAGATGATATGGTGCTGGTTTTATACTCTCTATACTGTTCTGTTTGTGGCCCCCAGGCACAGAGTGGACAGGATCAAAGCACCGCATGCTAGCTGGGATCATCACTGACTACTTCTTTGGGTTCGGCTACATCATCCTGGCAGGCCTTGCCTACCTCATCAGAGACTGGCGTAAGCTCCAGCTGGCCATCTCAGCACCAGGCTTCCTCTTTATCTTCTACATTTGGTGAGTCACTGGCCATCTGCAGTATGCCTATAGCCTGGACTACAAACTCAATATCACTCACTTTCATTATCTTCAGTGAACTGAAAGGATCATTCAGTTTAGATTCCAGGCTAGCACGCCAACTCACTAAAGGAGAATTTCAAGAGAATGAAGAGGAACCCTTTTGTCTTCAATAATCCAAACCAGATGGGTCATTAAATGCCATTTGGGAATATCTAAGTATATCTAAATTGCAAAATTGTGTGCATAGTACCAAATAATTGCATTTTTTCCCTGATATTGTAGTACAAGTATTGGCCTACTTCCTACCTCatgactaaatgtaaatgtaacttcaTGTTTATCTCTTGTTCCCATGGTGTCAAACTAATGCCCGTTGTCATATGTAGTTGATTATGTGTGTGGCTCTCCTCTACATTCTTAGGGTCCTACCAAAGTCGGCTCGGTGGCTGATGGCCAACCAGAGGAACGAGGAGGCTGTGGATCTGATCAGGAAAGCAGCTCTGATGAACGGCCAACCCCTGCGGGAGGACATAGAGATATGTCAGGTGTGGTTTGTTAGTTAAGCTGTCTTGTCCACAGGCTAATTGCTATAGAGAGAAGTTCCAACAGCCTTGATAAAAGCACTTGCAAAACAACACTTCTATATACAAGCAATGTTGAGAGCAATAGCGCTAAAGCCTGAGCATATTAAAATGCTTTGCATGTTATCCCTCTATACTGTAAGGCATGCGGCGGGGCATGCAAATGATTTACATTGCATTGGTGTGCTTATCGCTTTGATGAGCTCATTCCTTTACTGATAACCATCACTGTGAAATGCTCTGTGAAAAGGCTAATCTGCTCTTGTTATTTTCCAGGGGTACAAAGACATGGTGAAGATAGAGGAGAGCACAAAATACACAGTCGTTGACCTGGTCCGAACTCCAAAAATGAGGAGGAACTCATTGATCATGTTTTACCTGTGGTGACTGTCCTGACATTCTTTTCACAGTTCACTAATTGCTTGTGAAGTTGGCAGCGATTAAGCCTCAAATACAATCTGTCATTGAGGGAGAAATATACAGTAGAACTTTATCAGGACACATGCCTCCTGGGGGCAAACAAGCATGTATCACATTTCTACTGTATCAACTAATGTTTCATTTGGGTTTCTGCCAAAAGTTCTTAGTTCTGCCAAACatttacactaccattcaaaagtttggggtcacttagaaatgtccttgtctttgaaagaaaagcaattttttgtccattaaaataacatcaaattgatcagaaatacagagtagacattgttaatgttgtaaatggctattgtagcttgaaacggctgatttttaatggaatatctacataggcgtacagaggcccattatcagcaaccatcagtcctgtgttccaatggaatGTTGTGTTTGCAAAGAGAAAGACTGTCACGGTCGTtataagaagcggaccaaggcgcagcgtgatatgcgtacattcttttatttaagtacaccacacgaacaaaaacaacaaaacaaacgatacgtgaagtcctaggttaaataacaccaaaacaaaccttccggaacaagatcccacaatcaactgtgcaaaacaggctgcctaagtatggttcccaatcagagacaacgagccacagctgtctctgattgggaaccaccctggccaacatagatatacacaatcTAGAACACCCATAGACAACTAAACataagtccacaccctggctcaacatttaagagtccccagagccagggcgagacagtacccccccccaaaggcgcggactgcgaccgcgccaaccaaacacaacaggggaggggccgggtgggcattccgcctcggaggcggatccggctccgggcatgaccaccactctctcgctacccccccgtagcgtccctggtctggtctggcctcgctggccggagctggactggacaccggtggagcggattgctcaggctccggtgtggagcagctgaccggtgcctgaccaggcaccggtggaacaggcacgggctgtgccggactgacgacgcgcaccactggcttggtgcggggagcaggaacaggccggaccgggctggcgacgcagcaccactggcttggtgcgggagcaggaacgggccggaccgggctgacgacgcgcaccactggcttggtgcggggagcaggtacaggccggaccaggctgacgacgcccaccactggcttggtgcggggagcaggaacgggccggaccgggctgacgacgcgcaccactggcttggtgcggggagcaggaacgggccggaccgggctgacgacgcgcaccactggcttggtgcggggagcaggtacgggcctgaccgggctgacgacgcgcaccacaggcttggtgcggggagcaggaacaggctggaccgggctgacgacgcgcacccctagcttggtgcggggagcagaaacaggccggaccgggctgacgacgcacaccactggcttggtgcggggagcaggaacgggcctgaccgggctgacgacgcgcaccacaggcttggtgcggggagcaggaacaggccggaccgggctggcgacgtgcaccactggcttggtgcggggagcaggaacgggccggaccgggctggcgacgcgcaccacaggcttggtgcggggagcaggaacgggcctgaccgggctgacgacgcgcaccacaggcttggtgcggggagcaggaacgggcctgaccgggctgacgacgcgcaccacaggcttggtgcggggagcaggaacaggctggaccgggctgatgacgcgcacccctagcttggtgcggggagcagaaacaggccggaccgggctgacgacgcgcaccacaggcttggtgcggggagcaggaacaggccggaccgggctggcgacgcgcaccactggcttggtgcggggagcaggaacggaccgggctggcgacgcgcaccacaggcttggtgcggggagtaggaacgggcctgaccgggctgacgatgcgcaccacaggcttggtgcggggagcaggaacaggccggaccgggctgtcgacgcgcaccactggcttggtgcggggagcaggaacggaccgggctggcgacgcgcaccacaggcttggtgcgggaagcaggaacaggccggaccgggctggcgacgcgcaccactggcttggtgcggggagcaggaacgggccggaccgggctgacgacgcgcaccactggcttggtgcggggagcaggaacaggccggactggactgtggagacggactggaggtctggagcgaagagctgacacaacccgtcctggctgaatgcctatttctacacactctgtgtgaggcatcagcacaggacgtacagggctgtgcactcgtactggcactacagcacgtggcactggcgcaggatatccgggaccgaggaggggtactggaggccacgaacGTTGAGCCGgtacactccgtcctggctgcatgcccaccttagcacgacacgtgcgtggtgctagcacaggacgtacaggactgtgccggaccactcgcggcacagtacgcagctccatataactcggaacctgcccagtctcactctgcctagcctgagtatggggagttggctctgctctacctctaggctccgccaacctcccttccagccccccaaacctggtggcctcctaatccgccgatacgtcctgtagctgcctccagcatccccgtcgtccatgccgtgtgccccccccaaaaaaattattggggttgcctctcgcctgtccgacgacgacccggttggcgccgcttctcctctcctgcctgggcatcctccctcatcgccctccggtagcggacggcctcctcctctgtgattctcccccaaccgaggaggacatctaccagagtaacctcctgttccatacccggcgtttgctcctgcacacgctgcttggtcctattttggtgggatcttctgtcacggtcgttataagaagcggaccaaggcgcagcgtgatatgcgtacattctttcatttaagtacaccacacgaacaaaaacaacaaaacaaacgatacgtgaagtcctaggttaaataacaccaaaacaaaccttccagaacaagatcccacaatcaactgtgcaaaacaggctgcctaagtatggttcccaatcagagacaacgagccacagctgtctctgattgggaaccaccctggccaacatagatatacacaatcTAGAACACCCATAGACAACTATACATAACaattccacaccctggctcaacatttaagagtccccagagccagggcgtgacaaatacatatctcagactggccaataaaaagaaaagattaagatgggcagtctgagatatggctttttctttgcaactctgcctagaaggtcagcatcccggaatcgcctcttcactgttgacgttgagactggtgttttgcgggtactatttaatgaagctgccagttgaggacctgtgaggcgcctgtttctcaaactagacactttaatgtatttgtcctcttgctcagttgtgcactggggcctcctactcctctttctattctggttagagccagtttgcgctgttctgtgaagggagtagtacacagcgttgtacgagatcttgagtttcttggcaatttctcgcatggaatagccttcatttctcagaacaagaatagactgacgagtttcagaagaaagttatttgtttctggccattttgagcctgtaatcgaacccacaattgctgatgctccagatactcaactagtctcaagaaagccagttttattgcttctttaatcagcacaacagttttcagctgcgctaacataattgcaaaagggttttctaatgattaattcgccttttaaaatgataaacttggattagcaaacataacgtcacattggaacacaggactgatggttgctgataatgggcctctgtacgcctatgtagatattccataaaaaatctgccgtttccagctacaatcgccatttacaacattaacaatgtctactctgtatttctgatcaatttgatgttattttaatggacaaaaaatgtgcttttctttcgaatacaaggacatttctaagtgaccccaaacttttgaacggtagtgtatatctaaGTCACACATACTCTAATCTTCATCTACTCTTTCCATAATGGGTTGATCACTTGATATGGTATGCCAATGGAGTTTGCAGAGCTATTCACTGCACAGGCTCCTTAGGTCACTGTGCTTGTTGTGTAAGCCATTCCAATTGCAATGTATCACTCACTGAGGTGACACTGGAGGATTATTATTTGAATGTGAATACTTTACGTAGCTTACCAGGCCATGAGAAGTGATTGTTAATATAGAAAAACATTCTCAATAGATATAACTATTTCACTATTGTGAAATGTTGTATTAAATTCCCTATCCAGTCCAAGTTAGAAGAGGCCTTTTTTGTCATTTTACTTGATTTACTTCCTTGATTATGCCAGGGTTTGTTTACCCTGTCTGTGGCCAGAGAAACATTGCTGCTTCCTAGACACCTTTTTCTAATTTCCTGTTCATTGTAACATTAAAACCTCTGTCTCATCTGTCTCACCCTGTGTACTGTAGCTATCTATTTTGCATCGTAGACTTGTGGCAAACCAGAGGAAGTCCTTGTTTCACTGCTGTGACAGTAGTGTTATTAACCCCTTCTTTGCCTCATCAGTGTTTCCCCTACCATTCCATCTCTGTGTATGTCCAGGTTCGTCAACGTGCTGGTCTACTACGGcctgtccctaaacatctctgactTTGGGATGAACATCTACCTGACCCAGCTGATCTTTGGCCTGGTGGAGATGCCTGCTCGCACCATCACCCTCTTCACCCTCAACCGCTCCAGGAGGATATCCCAGCTAGCCTTCCTCGCCGTGGGAGGCCTAGCCTGCCTGCTCACTGTCTTCATTCCCGATGGTATGGAGCATTCCAGAGAAAACTCTACTGCCTTTAATGTGCCTTTAAAGTATTGTTTATAAACATCCTGAGGTACTTGAT
This window of the Coregonus clupeaformis isolate EN_2021a chromosome 33, ASM2061545v1, whole genome shotgun sequence genome carries:
- the LOC121549298 gene encoding solute carrier family 22 member 6-A-like, giving the protein MERSMNFDEILSHIGGFGKFQKSLYVWICLPQILLAFHMLISVFTGAVPPHLCRSTNSTWPLAASSDPPNFNFSLVTGPDGDPGRSCSAPGGIPGTLLVQLNHSTALAFSDSHDTEGCQGGWEFSKETFHSTVATEWDLVCDNTNLNNIGSSIYMFGLLVGAVLFGFLADKYGRRNIILVGLTIQSTCGVGAAFAPNFYMYVFLRFVVGTTISAVIMNAFVLGTEWTGSKHRMLAGIITDYFFGFGYIILAGLAYLIRDWRKLQLAISAPGFLFIFYIWVLPKSARWLMANQRNEEAVDLIRKAALMNGQPLREDIEICQGYKDMVKIEESTKYTVVDLVRTPKMRRNSLIMFYLWFVNVLVYYGLSLNISDFGMNIYLTQLIFGLVEMPARTITLFTLNRSRRISQLAFLAVGGLACLLTVFIPDDLSIIRTVLAMVGKFGITASLSIVYVYSAEVFPTVIRQSGIGMSSMCARAGGVLAPIIYLLRGVSKKAPMVLFGLCTLLGAALTLLLPETAHQHLADTIEDVEGSSFSEDSEEGNMKADLYEECPTRNTDIIN